A single Danio rerio strain Tuebingen ecotype United States chromosome 17, GRCz12tu, whole genome shotgun sequence DNA region contains:
- the slc25a29l gene encoding mitochondrial basic amino acids transporter yields MALDFAAGCFGGAAGVLVGHPFDTVKVRLQVQSVDKPLYRGTIHCFQSIIRQESMLGLYKGIGSPLMGLTFINAIVFGVQGNAMRMLGSDTPLHQFMAGAAAGLIQSVICCPMELAKTRMQMQGTGEKSLSRRLYRNSLDCLIRIYRRQGFRGINRGMVSTVIRETPGFGIYFLTYDTLTRSLGCEAGDRFIVLKLLLAGGASGIASWISTYPVDVIKSRLQADGVGGDCRYSGMLDCFAQSWQREGWRAFTRGLTSTLLRAFPVNATTFATVTLFLMYMRQEEVEDACESIRPDLQHSSL; encoded by the exons ATGGCTCTGGACTTCGCTGCTGGATGTTTCGgag gagcCGCAGGTGTGCTGGTTGGACACCCGTTTGACACAGTGAAG GTGCGGCTGCAGGTGCAGAGTGTGGACAAGCCCTTATACCGCGGTACAATTCACTGCTTCCAGTCCATCATCCGGCAGGAATCG ATGCTGGGCCTCTACAAGGGCATCGGCTCCCCGCTGATGGGTCTGACCTTCATCAACGCCATCGTGTTCGGTGTGCAGGGGAACGCCATGCGGATGCTGGGCTCCGACACGCCGCTGCATCAGTTCATGGCAGGCGCCGCGGCCGGACTCATCCAGAGCGTGATCTGCTGCCCGATGGAGCTGGCCAAGACCCGTATGCAGATGCAGGGCACGGGCGAGAAGAGCTTATCCCGCCGGCTCTACAGGAACTCCCTGGACTGCCTGATCCGCATCTACCGCCGCCAGGGCTTCAGAGGGATCAACAGAGGCATGGTGAGCACCGTGATCCGCGAAACGCCGGGATTCGGGATCTACTTTCTGACATATGACACACTGACGCGCTCACTAGGCTGCGAGGCCGGCGACCGCTTCATCGTCCTCAAGCTGCTGCTGGCAGGCGGAGCCTCAGGCATCGCCTCCTGGATCTCCACCTACCCGGTGGATGTTATCAAATCCCGCCTCCAGGCTGACGGAGTGGGCGGAGACTGCAGATACTCCGGCATGCTGGACTGTTTTGCACAGAGCTGGCAGAGGGAAGGGTGGAGGGCGTTCACTCGAGGGCTGACCTCCACCCTCCTCAGGGCGTTTCCGGTCAACGCCACCACCTTCGCCACCGTCACGCTCTTCCTCATGTACATGCGGCAGGAGGAGGTGGAGGACGCCTGCGAGTCCATCCGGCCAGACCTCCAGCACAGCAGCCTCTAA